From Streptomyces griseorubiginosus, one genomic window encodes:
- a CDS encoding NUDIX domain-containing protein: MPPLNLRHAVRAIVLDEENRILLCRFALPETVVWAPPGGGVEPGETPHAALRRELREETGLVLDGTPPQVGIGGWSIPAM; this comes from the coding sequence ATGCCTCCCCTGAACCTGCGTCATGCGGTCCGCGCGATTGTGCTGGACGAGGAGAACCGGATCCTGCTGTGCAGGTTCGCCCTTCCGGAGACGGTGGTCTGGGCCCCTCCCGGAGGAGGCGTCGAGCCCGGCGAGACACCTCACGCGGCGCTGCGCCGCGAACTGCGCGAGGAGACCGGACTGGTGCTGGACGGGACGCCGCCGCAGGTGGGCATCGGAGGGTGGTCGATCCCGGCCATGTGA